The following proteins are co-located in the Triticum aestivum cultivar Chinese Spring chromosome 1A, IWGSC CS RefSeq v2.1, whole genome shotgun sequence genome:
- the LOC123050847 gene encoding uncharacterized protein, translating to MEAVDPAVVVSCECCGLEEECTGEYIGGVRACFGGRWLCGLCSEAVKYEAGRSKRTAAMGVEEAVRAHMAFCRMFRRGGPAERVAEGMCRMLRRTACEKHRATSSSSSRPTAPATVASASGHHRASVPSPRVDVCFLRRGDASDIRLPRQS from the coding sequence ATGGAGGCTGTAGATCCGGCGGTGGTGGTGAGCTGCGAGTGCTGCGGCCTGGAGGAGGAGTGCACCGGCGAGTACATTGGCGGCGTGAGGGCCTGCTTCGGGGGCAGGTGGCTGTGCGGGCTGTGCTCCGAGGCCGTCAAGTACGAGGCCGGCCGCAGCAAGCGCACCGCGGCCATGGGCGTGGAGGAGGCCGTGCGGGCGCACATGGCCTTCTGCCGCATGTTCAGGCGCGGCGGCCCCGCGGAGCGCGTGGCCGAGGGCATGTGCCGGATGCTTAGGCGCACCGCGTGCGAGAAGCACCGGGCCACCTCATCGTCCTCGTCGCGGCCGACAGCGCCGGCGACGGTAGCGTCAGCGTCCGGGCACCACCGCGCCTCGGTGCCGTCCCCCCGAGTTGATGTCTGCTTCTTGAGACGAGGTGATGCTTCGGACATACGTCTTCCTCGGCAAAGCTAG